In one Castor canadensis chromosome 15, mCasCan1.hap1v2, whole genome shotgun sequence genomic region, the following are encoded:
- the Siah1 gene encoding E3 ubiquitin-protein ligase SIAH1 isoform X1: MTGKPVLHFMYSWRGVLLTCLPAARTRKRKEMSRQTATALPTGTSKCPPSQRVPALTGTTASNNDLASLFECPVCFDYVLPPILQCQSGHLVCSNCRPKLTCCPTCRGPLGSIRNLAMEKVANSVLFPCKYASSGCEVTLPHTEKADHEELCEFRPYSCPCPGASCKWQGSLDAVMPHLMHQHKSITTLQGEDIVFLATDINLPGAVDWVMMQSCFGFHFMLVLEKQEKYDGHQQFFAIVQLIGTRKQAENFAYRLELNGHRRRLTWEATPRSIHEGIATAIMNSDCLVFDTSIAQLFAENGNLGINVTISMC, translated from the exons ATGACGGGAAAGCCTGTCCTGCACTTTATGTATTCCTGGAGAGGAGTCTTGCTTACATGCTTACCAGCGGCTAggacaaggaagagaaaag AAATGAGCCGTCAGACTGCTACAGCATTACCTACTGGTACCTCCAAGTGTCCACCATCCCAGAGGGTGCCTGCCTTGACTGGCACAACTGCATCCAACAATGACTTGGCGAGTCTTTTTGAGTGTCCTGTCTGCTTTGACTATGTGTTACCACCCATTCTCCAGTGTCAGAGTGGCCATCTCGTTTGTAGCAACTGTCGCCCAAAACTCACATGTTGTCCAACTTGTCGCGGCCCGTTGGGATCCATTCGCAACTTGGCTATGGAGAAAGTGGCCAATTCAGTACTCTTCCCTTGTAAATACGCCTCTTCTGGATGCGAAGTAACTCTTCCACACACAGAGAAAGCAGACCATGAAGAGCTCTGTGAGTTTAGGCCTTACTCCTGTCCATGCCCTGGTGCTTCCTGCAAATGGCAAGGCTCTTTGGATGCTGTGATGCCCCATCTGATGCATCAGCACAAGTCCATTACAACCCTACAGGGAGAGGATATAGTTTTCCTTGCTACAGACATTAATCTTCCTGGTGCTGTTGACTGGGTGATGATGCAGTCCTGTTTTGGCTTTCACTTCATGTTAGTTTtggagaaacaggaaaaatatgaTGGTCATCAGCAATTCTTCGCAATTGTACAGCTGATAGGAACACGCAAGCAAGCTGAAAATTTTGCTTATCGACTTGAGCTAAATGGTCATAGGCGGCGATTGACTTGGGAAGCGACTCCTCGATCTATTCATGAGGGAATTGCAACAGCCATTATGAATAGTGACTGCCTAGTCTTTGACACCAGCATTGCACAGCTTTTTGCAGAAAATGGCAATTTAGGCATCAATGTAACTATTTCCATGTGTTGA
- the Siah1 gene encoding E3 ubiquitin-protein ligase SIAH1 isoform X2: MSRQTATALPTGTSKCPPSQRVPALTGTTASNNDLASLFECPVCFDYVLPPILQCQSGHLVCSNCRPKLTCCPTCRGPLGSIRNLAMEKVANSVLFPCKYASSGCEVTLPHTEKADHEELCEFRPYSCPCPGASCKWQGSLDAVMPHLMHQHKSITTLQGEDIVFLATDINLPGAVDWVMMQSCFGFHFMLVLEKQEKYDGHQQFFAIVQLIGTRKQAENFAYRLELNGHRRRLTWEATPRSIHEGIATAIMNSDCLVFDTSIAQLFAENGNLGINVTISMC, encoded by the coding sequence ATGAGCCGTCAGACTGCTACAGCATTACCTACTGGTACCTCCAAGTGTCCACCATCCCAGAGGGTGCCTGCCTTGACTGGCACAACTGCATCCAACAATGACTTGGCGAGTCTTTTTGAGTGTCCTGTCTGCTTTGACTATGTGTTACCACCCATTCTCCAGTGTCAGAGTGGCCATCTCGTTTGTAGCAACTGTCGCCCAAAACTCACATGTTGTCCAACTTGTCGCGGCCCGTTGGGATCCATTCGCAACTTGGCTATGGAGAAAGTGGCCAATTCAGTACTCTTCCCTTGTAAATACGCCTCTTCTGGATGCGAAGTAACTCTTCCACACACAGAGAAAGCAGACCATGAAGAGCTCTGTGAGTTTAGGCCTTACTCCTGTCCATGCCCTGGTGCTTCCTGCAAATGGCAAGGCTCTTTGGATGCTGTGATGCCCCATCTGATGCATCAGCACAAGTCCATTACAACCCTACAGGGAGAGGATATAGTTTTCCTTGCTACAGACATTAATCTTCCTGGTGCTGTTGACTGGGTGATGATGCAGTCCTGTTTTGGCTTTCACTTCATGTTAGTTTtggagaaacaggaaaaatatgaTGGTCATCAGCAATTCTTCGCAATTGTACAGCTGATAGGAACACGCAAGCAAGCTGAAAATTTTGCTTATCGACTTGAGCTAAATGGTCATAGGCGGCGATTGACTTGGGAAGCGACTCCTCGATCTATTCATGAGGGAATTGCAACAGCCATTATGAATAGTGACTGCCTAGTCTTTGACACCAGCATTGCACAGCTTTTTGCAGAAAATGGCAATTTAGGCATCAATGTAACTATTTCCATGTGTTGA